In one window of Streptomyces roseofulvus DNA:
- the thrB gene encoding homoserine kinase, with the protein MAGPAFRAAAVRVRVPATSANLGPGFDAFGLSLGLYDDVVVRVADSGLHVDIAGEGAETLPRDEKHLLVRSLRTAFDLLGGQPRGLEVVCANRIPHGRGLGSSSAAICAGIVAARAVTIGGDAKLDEAALLELATEIEGHPDNVAACLLGGFTLAWTEAGAARAIRMDPSDSIVPVVFVPGKPVLTETARGLLPRTVPHVDAAANAGRAALLVEALTRRPELLLAATEDRLHQEYRAPAMPESIALVNRLRADGVPAVISGAGPTVLALADNGTADKVALLAGEGWAANRLDLDASGASVLPLAP; encoded by the coding sequence ATGGCCGGTCCCGCGTTCCGCGCCGCCGCCGTACGGGTGCGCGTCCCCGCCACCAGCGCCAACCTCGGCCCGGGCTTCGACGCCTTCGGCCTGTCGCTGGGCCTCTACGACGACGTCGTCGTCCGGGTCGCCGACTCCGGGCTGCACGTCGACATCGCCGGCGAGGGCGCCGAGACGCTCCCGCGCGACGAGAAGCACCTGCTCGTACGCTCCCTGCGCACGGCCTTCGACCTGCTCGGCGGGCAGCCGCGCGGCCTTGAGGTCGTCTGCGCCAACCGCATCCCGCACGGCCGCGGCCTCGGCTCCTCCTCCGCCGCCATCTGCGCCGGCATCGTCGCCGCCCGCGCCGTGACCATAGGCGGGGACGCCAAGCTCGACGAGGCCGCCCTCCTGGAGCTGGCCACCGAGATCGAGGGCCACCCCGACAACGTCGCCGCCTGTCTGCTCGGCGGCTTCACCCTCGCGTGGACCGAGGCCGGCGCCGCGCGGGCGATCAGGATGGATCCCTCGGATTCCATCGTTCCGGTGGTTTTCGTGCCCGGGAAGCCGGTGCTGACCGAGACCGCCCGGGGCCTGCTGCCGCGCACCGTCCCGCACGTCGACGCCGCCGCCAACGCCGGTCGCGCCGCCCTCCTCGTCGAGGCCCTGACCCGCCGCCCCGAGCTGCTGCTCGCGGCCACCGAGGACCGGCTGCACCAGGAGTACCGGGCCCCCGCGATGCCGGAGAGCATCGCACTGGTGAACCGGCTGCGGGCGGACGGCGTGCCCGCGGTCATCTCCGGCGCGGGCCCCACGGTCCTCGCGCTGGCCGACAACGGGACGGCCGACAAGGTCGCCCTGCTCGCGGGCGAGGGCTGGGCCGCCAACCGGCTCGACCTCGACGCGTCCGGAGCGAGCGTGCTGCCGCTGGCGCCCTGA